A single genomic interval of Psychroserpens sp. NJDZ02 harbors:
- a CDS encoding aldo/keto reductase family oxidoreductase: MTKNKYSKVIAGAMTWGKWGKQLHQKDMISLMNHCIDNQITTFDHADIYGDYTTEIDFGNAFAESNIDRQNIQLISKCGIQYIGQTRPENKVKHYNYSKDYIIWSTEQSLKKLKTDYLDLLLLHRPSPLMQSEEIAEAISILKQQGKIKDFGVSNFTASQSALLSKYIPISVNQIEFSLTQHTAMHDGTLDQMQLNNTQSMCWSPLGSTFREDTEQTRRIHKQLGRLLQKYNATEDQLLLAWILKHPANILPVVGTTNTKRLSGAITATNITLELEDWFSILVASQGHKVP; the protein is encoded by the coding sequence ATGACAAAAAACAAGTATTCTAAAGTTATTGCTGGAGCTATGACTTGGGGAAAATGGGGCAAGCAATTGCACCAAAAAGACATGATATCATTAATGAATCATTGTATTGATAATCAAATAACTACATTTGATCACGCGGATATTTATGGTGACTACACCACTGAAATTGATTTTGGAAACGCTTTCGCGGAATCCAATATAGACCGACAAAATATTCAGTTAATTTCTAAATGCGGTATTCAATACATTGGACAAACACGACCAGAAAATAAGGTCAAACATTATAATTATAGTAAGGATTATATTATTTGGTCTACGGAACAATCACTAAAAAAACTAAAAACAGACTATCTAGACCTATTATTATTACATAGACCAAGTCCATTAATGCAATCAGAAGAGATTGCAGAGGCGATTTCCATTTTAAAACAACAAGGAAAAATTAAAGACTTTGGTGTGTCTAATTTTACGGCATCACAAAGTGCGCTGTTATCCAAATACATTCCTATTTCTGTTAATCAAATAGAGTTTTCTTTAACGCAACATACCGCAATGCACGATGGTACTTTGGATCAAATGCAATTAAACAATACACAATCTATGTGTTGGTCTCCTTTAGGAAGCACTTTTAGAGAAGATACTGAACAAACCAGACGTATACATAAACAGCTAGGGCGTTTATTACAAAAATACAATGCCACAGAAGACCAATTATTATTAGCATGGATTTTAAAACACCCTGCCAATATATTACCGGTTGTAGGCACCACAAACACAAAAAGATTAAGTGGCGCTATCACAGCCACAAATATCACATTAGAATTAGAAGACTGGTTTTCAATATTAGTTGCTAGCCAAGGACATAAAGTACCATAA
- a CDS encoding SDR family NAD(P)-dependent oxidoreductase has protein sequence MSNTKTALITGATSGIGRATAHEFAKHGINLILCGRRQERLDTIEKALSKQTNVHTLNFDVRDKKAVFAAIDSLPENFKQIDILINNAGNAHGLDPIQDGNLDDWDAMLDINVKGLLYVSKAIIPQMTARQSGHIINIGSSAGKEVYPKGNVYCASKHAVVALTEGMRIDLNPFGIKVTAINPGLVETEFSQVRYKGDAKADNVYKGYKALQPEDLADVIYFAVSRPAHVNIADVLLFCTAQASSTIVKKGLTQ, from the coding sequence ATGAGTAATACTAAAACAGCATTAATTACTGGCGCAACCAGTGGAATAGGTCGTGCAACAGCACATGAGTTTGCCAAACACGGTATTAACCTTATCCTTTGCGGGCGTCGTCAAGAACGATTAGACACGATTGAAAAAGCATTATCAAAGCAAACCAATGTGCATACGCTAAATTTTGATGTCCGTGATAAAAAAGCAGTCTTCGCGGCTATTGATTCGCTTCCTGAAAATTTTAAACAAATTGATATTTTAATAAACAATGCCGGAAACGCACATGGATTAGACCCAATCCAAGATGGTAATTTAGACGATTGGGATGCCATGTTAGATATAAACGTAAAAGGATTATTATATGTCAGCAAAGCTATTATCCCACAAATGACAGCTCGCCAATCAGGACATATTATTAACATCGGATCTTCAGCAGGAAAAGAAGTGTATCCAAAAGGCAACGTATATTGCGCCAGTAAACACGCAGTCGTTGCTCTCACCGAAGGCATGCGCATTGACCTCAACCCATTCGGAATTAAGGTGACTGCCATAAACCCAGGTTTAGTGGAGACTGAATTCTCTCAAGTTCGTTATAAAGGAGACGCCAAAGCAGACAACGTTTATAAAGGTTACAAAGCACTACAACCAGAAGATTTAGCAGACGTTATTTACTTTGCAGTATCACGTCCAGCACATGTAAATATCGCTGATGTACTACTATTTTGTACCGCGCAAGCTAGTTCTACTATCGTAAAAAAAGGACTAACACAATGA
- a CDS encoding Ig-like domain-containing alpha-2-macroglobulin family protein, producing MQLKSLFTLLLIFSITVSCKQKQTDTDNLFKFRDYISYTTSGRVSVADNVRVNLSEAVKGWEADQVLDKNVFNISPYVEGKAIVINSHSINFIPDETLEPDTEYTVTIGLGEIYTDIPKEFKDYTFQFKTITPNFNIETNDLQSYSKEWQYLLGVAKASDVITLQQAKQLVTASQKGKNLNIVWNEKSQPSKYFEFKIDSINRLLENSEILIKWNGKAIKADNSGENTFDIPGKNNFKILSVNVVQSPEQFLSINFSDPIKKQQNFDGLISIQNSKNPKFIVNGNVLKVYPESKITGNVQVDVFQGIKNTEGYKLKTQFSETIAFEDVKPQVKLVNSGVILPNSEQLNFNFEAVNLSAVDVRIVKIFEDNILQFLQDNSLESNNANQIRRVGRRIAKHKITLIDDPIKNDGKWKTYSIDLSKYINADPGSIYRVELDYKKEYSLYDCDANASVSSNEDDDDDYYDDEYYYNDYYGDGDYTYTNTEDEDLKEEEYWDNITYSYRDNNYNWRERNNPCNDAYYNSNKIISQNLIASNLGAIVKKGSGNTYHFAITNILNTNPESGAKITLYNFQQQELATTNSDQEGLAKLKTDKLAAFAIITKEKHNTFVKLRDGNSLSLSKFDVSGATLQRGLKGYMYTERGVWRPGDSIHLTFMLNDIANKLPKGHPVKLEVTDANGKLAFKNIVNNSVNNFYQFTIPTAIEDKTGNWNAKISVGGANFYKGLKIETVKPNRLKIKIDFDDKVLRSNSPLNGKLSVNWLHGAPAKNVKAEIKAKFTTSYSGFKNYEDYQFRDPSKSFSTEEITIFEGNVDDEGLADVTKNLNIGQDAPGMLKAQFLVRAFENGGDFSMDAFTMPYAPYNSFVGLKSPKGKAYGSFFTDENHTFDLVTVNDQGKPIKRKNLEVKVYKIEWRWWWNSSYDNLSQYTSSSYHKPFLDSKVTTSTKGKASFNIRVPDNDGGRYYITVKDPVSGHMTGRTAYFYKNWWQRQPSGDKEAAKMLVFAADKENYNVGETAKITFPSGTEGRALVSIENGSEVLQTKWVKTSKGETTVDIPVTKDMAPNVFVNISLLQPHASTANDLPLRLFGVIPLLVEDPNTKLEPEIKMPSVLKPEEEFEVFVSEKNKKAMTYTIAMVEEGLLDLTRFKTPNAWHSFYAREALGVKTWDVFDDVIGAYSGSIEQVFAIGGDGSAADGKNKKANRFKPVVTFLGPFKLEAGGRQSHKIKMPNYIGSVRTMVVAGNNQTEAYGSTDKSVQVKKPLMVLATLPRKLSPGEKVTLPVTVFAMEPNVKKVSIKLKLSKGITVVGDKTKSLSFPRPDEQMAYFELDVSKAKGINTVEVIATGNGESSTYKVEIDVENVNPISSKSLDATLEANSSKTIDFSTFGVTGTNSASVEFSTLPPMDFTRRLQYLVQYPHGCVEQTTSSVFPQLFLQDIFDLPFNQKQEIQSNIENGIKRLGHFQRPNGGMSYWIGENNANDWGTSYAGHFLLEAEKKGFVLPLTFKSNWIKYQKQAAQNWRPSYRTYNSDLAQAYRLYTLALAGSADLGAMNRLREFSEISNEAKWRLAAAYALAGQSEASNQVSSTANINFQPPKYNYYTYGSVDRNRAMALETMILTKDKRVKDLSETIAKDLSSQRWMSTQTTAYSLLAMAKMVNANGGKAINLKYTINGKTETLDTKNAIAQRPLVISDGNNSITVKNNKENLVYVRVLNSGKLPLGQELAEQRGLTANVVYKDLKGNSIDISKLQQGQDFIATVQVTNTKDYNVNDIALTQIFPSGWEIVNTRFTAFGASTTSQARFTDIRDDRVNFYFDLGPKKTNTFNVMLNASYLGTYYLPGLQAEAMYDNKFLVRNKGQWVEVEK from the coding sequence ATGCAATTAAAATCGCTATTTACCCTTTTGCTTATTTTTTCCATAACTGTTTCGTGTAAACAAAAACAAACAGACACAGATAACCTCTTTAAATTCAGGGACTATATTAGCTATACAACTTCTGGTCGCGTGTCTGTTGCAGACAATGTCAGGGTAAATCTATCCGAAGCTGTTAAAGGTTGGGAAGCAGATCAAGTATTGGATAAAAATGTATTTAACATTTCCCCTTACGTAGAAGGGAAAGCTATTGTTATTAATAGTCATTCTATAAATTTTATTCCTGATGAAACGTTAGAACCAGACACAGAATATACCGTTACTATTGGTTTAGGCGAAATCTATACCGATATCCCAAAAGAATTTAAAGATTACACGTTTCAATTTAAAACAATCACCCCTAATTTTAATATTGAAACCAACGATTTACAATCCTATTCCAAAGAATGGCAATATTTACTAGGAGTTGCCAAAGCCTCTGATGTTATTACATTACAACAAGCTAAGCAACTAGTAACAGCCTCTCAAAAAGGTAAAAACTTAAATATTGTATGGAATGAGAAAAGCCAACCTTCAAAGTATTTCGAATTCAAAATAGACAGCATCAACCGTTTGCTTGAAAATTCGGAGATTTTAATTAAATGGAATGGAAAAGCAATTAAAGCTGATAATTCTGGAGAAAACACGTTTGATATCCCCGGAAAAAACAATTTTAAGATTCTGTCTGTAAATGTAGTACAATCACCAGAGCAGTTTTTATCAATCAACTTTTCTGACCCTATTAAAAAGCAACAAAATTTTGATGGATTAATCTCTATTCAAAACAGTAAAAACCCTAAGTTTATTGTTAATGGAAATGTTCTAAAAGTGTATCCTGAATCTAAAATCACTGGTAATGTTCAAGTTGATGTTTTTCAAGGTATAAAAAATACTGAGGGTTATAAATTAAAAACACAGTTTAGCGAGACAATAGCTTTTGAAGACGTTAAACCACAAGTTAAATTGGTTAATAGTGGTGTCATTTTACCAAACTCAGAACAATTAAATTTTAATTTTGAAGCAGTAAATTTAAGTGCTGTTGATGTCAGAATTGTTAAAATTTTTGAAGATAACATCCTTCAGTTTTTACAAGACAATAGCCTAGAAAGTAATAATGCTAATCAAATAAGACGTGTTGGTAGACGCATTGCAAAACACAAAATAACGCTTATTGATGACCCTATAAAAAACGACGGAAAATGGAAAACGTATAGTATTGATCTTTCTAAATATATCAATGCCGATCCCGGTTCTATTTATCGCGTAGAGCTAGATTATAAAAAAGAATATTCTTTATATGATTGTGACGCTAATGCAAGTGTCTCAAGCAACGAAGACGATGACGATGACTACTATGATGACGAGTATTACTACAACGATTACTATGGCGATGGTGATTACACCTACACTAATACAGAAGATGAGGATTTAAAAGAAGAAGAGTATTGGGATAATATCACTTATAGCTATCGTGATAACAATTACAACTGGAGAGAACGCAACAACCCGTGTAATGATGCGTACTATAACTCTAATAAGATAATTTCTCAAAATTTAATAGCGTCTAACTTAGGTGCTATTGTTAAAAAAGGATCTGGAAATACCTATCATTTTGCTATTACCAACATATTAAATACCAATCCAGAATCAGGAGCCAAAATAACTTTATACAATTTCCAACAACAAGAGCTAGCCACTACAAATTCTGATCAAGAAGGATTAGCAAAACTTAAAACAGATAAGCTAGCTGCATTTGCAATTATCACTAAAGAAAAGCATAACACTTTCGTGAAACTACGCGACGGTAACTCCCTTTCACTTAGTAAATTTGATGTCTCAGGAGCGACGTTACAACGCGGACTTAAAGGTTACATGTATACCGAAAGAGGGGTTTGGAGACCAGGAGACTCCATCCACTTAACCTTTATGTTAAATGATATTGCTAATAAACTTCCAAAAGGACATCCTGTAAAATTAGAAGTGACAGATGCTAATGGAAAACTGGCATTTAAAAACATAGTTAATAATAGCGTCAATAATTTCTATCAATTTACAATACCAACTGCAATCGAAGACAAAACAGGTAACTGGAATGCTAAGATTAGTGTTGGAGGCGCTAACTTTTATAAAGGCCTTAAAATTGAAACGGTAAAACCAAATCGTTTAAAAATCAAAATAGATTTTGACGACAAAGTCCTTAGATCTAATTCGCCTTTAAACGGAAAACTTTCTGTTAATTGGTTACATGGTGCTCCTGCTAAAAATGTAAAAGCAGAAATTAAAGCAAAATTTACCACCTCTTATTCTGGTTTCAAAAACTACGAAGACTACCAGTTTAGAGATCCTTCAAAGAGTTTTAGCACAGAAGAAATTACTATTTTTGAAGGTAATGTTGATGACGAAGGGCTAGCGGACGTCACTAAAAACCTTAACATTGGACAAGATGCTCCAGGTATGCTAAAGGCACAATTTTTAGTCCGTGCTTTTGAAAACGGGGGAGACTTTTCTATGGATGCCTTTACAATGCCTTATGCGCCATACAACTCTTTTGTGGGTTTAAAATCGCCAAAAGGAAAAGCTTATGGTTCCTTTTTTACAGATGAGAATCACACCTTTGATTTAGTAACAGTAAATGACCAAGGAAAACCTATCAAACGTAAAAACCTTGAAGTAAAAGTGTATAAAATAGAATGGCGTTGGTGGTGGAACTCGTCTTACGATAATCTATCTCAATACACCTCTAGCTCGTATCACAAACCGTTTTTAGACAGTAAGGTTACCACTAGCACAAAAGGTAAAGCCTCTTTTAATATTAGAGTCCCTGATAACGATGGTGGTCGTTATTACATTACAGTTAAAGACCCTGTTTCAGGGCATATGACCGGACGTACGGCTTACTTTTATAAAAACTGGTGGCAACGTCAACCCTCTGGAGACAAAGAAGCTGCTAAAATGTTAGTCTTTGCTGCCGACAAAGAAAATTATAATGTTGGCGAAACAGCTAAAATCACATTCCCATCAGGAACAGAAGGTCGCGCTTTAGTGAGTATAGAAAATGGCTCTGAAGTCTTACAAACTAAATGGGTAAAAACATCAAAAGGAGAAACGACTGTTGATATCCCAGTTACAAAAGACATGGCTCCAAATGTATTTGTTAACATCTCATTATTACAACCACACGCGTCTACTGCCAATGACTTACCATTACGTTTATTTGGTGTTATTCCTTTATTAGTAGAAGATCCAAACACCAAGTTAGAACCAGAAATTAAAATGCCTAGTGTTTTAAAACCTGAAGAAGAATTTGAAGTTTTTGTCTCAGAAAAAAACAAAAAAGCCATGACATACACCATTGCAATGGTAGAAGAAGGCTTATTAGACCTTACCCGATTTAAAACTCCAAATGCATGGCATTCTTTTTATGCAAGAGAAGCATTAGGTGTTAAAACTTGGGATGTCTTTGATGATGTTATTGGTGCCTATAGCGGAAGTATTGAACAAGTCTTTGCTATTGGTGGAGATGGAAGTGCAGCAGATGGTAAAAACAAAAAAGCGAATAGATTTAAACCCGTGGTTACATTTTTAGGTCCTTTTAAACTAGAAGCAGGCGGAAGACAATCGCATAAAATAAAAATGCCAAATTATATTGGATCAGTAAGAACAATGGTTGTTGCTGGTAATAATCAAACCGAGGCTTACGGTAGTACAGACAAATCTGTACAAGTTAAAAAACCTTTAATGGTGTTGGCTACACTTCCTAGAAAATTAAGTCCTGGAGAGAAAGTAACACTCCCTGTTACTGTTTTTGCTATGGAACCTAATGTAAAAAAAGTTTCTATTAAACTAAAATTAAGCAAAGGTATTACTGTCGTTGGAGATAAAACCAAATCATTATCTTTTCCTCGTCCAGATGAGCAAATGGCTTACTTTGAACTAGATGTCAGCAAAGCAAAGGGAATCAACACTGTTGAAGTTATAGCTACAGGAAATGGCGAATCTTCAACTTATAAAGTAGAAATAGATGTCGAAAATGTTAATCCAATTTCATCTAAAAGTTTAGATGCAACATTAGAGGCTAATTCCTCTAAAACAATAGATTTCTCAACCTTCGGTGTTACTGGTACTAATAGTGCTAGTGTCGAGTTTTCTACTTTACCCCCAATGGACTTTACTAGACGTTTACAATATCTAGTGCAATATCCTCATGGTTGTGTAGAGCAAACAACATCAAGTGTATTTCCGCAATTATTCTTACAAGATATTTTTGATTTACCTTTTAACCAAAAACAAGAAATCCAATCTAACATAGAAAATGGAATCAAACGTTTAGGTCATTTCCAAAGACCAAATGGAGGGATGAGTTATTGGATTGGAGAAAATAACGCTAACGACTGGGGAACTAGTTATGCTGGACATTTCTTACTTGAAGCAGAGAAAAAGGGTTTTGTGTTACCATTGACTTTTAAAAGTAATTGGATAAAATATCAAAAACAAGCAGCACAAAATTGGAGACCAAGTTACAGAACTTATAATTCTGATTTAGCACAAGCGTATAGATTATACACTTTAGCCTTAGCTGGAAGCGCAGATTTAGGAGCAATGAATCGCTTACGCGAATTTTCTGAAATTTCTAACGAAGCTAAATGGCGTTTAGCTGCTGCTTATGCTTTAGCTGGTCAATCCGAAGCTAGTAATCAAGTTTCAAGTACTGCGAATATTAATTTCCAACCACCAAAATATAACTACTACACGTATGGGTCTGTTGATAGAAACAGAGCAATGGCTTTAGAAACCATGATTCTGACTAAAGATAAACGTGTCAAAGACTTATCAGAAACCATTGCTAAAGACCTATCTAGTCAACGCTGGATGAGTACACAAACCACAGCATATAGTTTATTAGCCATGGCTAAAATGGTAAATGCTAATGGTGGAAAAGCAATAAACCTAAAATATACGATCAATGGTAAAACCGAAACATTAGATACTAAAAATGCTATTGCGCAGCGTCCTCTAGTCATTTCTGATGGTAACAATAGTATTACCGTAAAAAACAACAAAGAAAACTTAGTTTACGTTCGCGTTTTAAATTCAGGAAAACTTCCATTAGGACAAGAATTAGCAGAGCAAAGAGGATTAACTGCTAACGTAGTCTACAAAGACTTAAAAGGAAACAGCATCGACATATCTAAGCTACAACAAGGACAAGATTTTATTGCTACAGTACAAGTGACAAATACTAAAGATTACAATGTCAATGATATCGCGTTAACACAAATTTTTCCATCAGGTTGGGAAATTGTAAACACACGATTTACGGCGTTTGGTGCTTCCACAACTAGTCAAGCTAGGTTTACTGATATTAGAGATGACCGTGTTAATTTCTATTTTGATTTAGGACCAAAGAAAACTAACACATTTAATGTTATGCTTAATGCGTCATATTTAGGAACCTACTACCTACCGGGCTTACAAGCTGAAGCCATGTATGACAATAAATTTTTAGTAAGAAACAAAGGACAATGGGTAGAAGTTGAGAAATAA
- a CDS encoding ATP-binding protein, translating into MINKRLLIKNLLAHNDENSFYDKKRKIDIGQKEGKAKFLKHVCALSNSNPKNNSFIVIGVEDEDNQIIGVDFFDDSKIQNLINAYFTNPPIVQYENIPFPHLPDHKVVGLVTIRPKEGLTSLKKNIWKYYGGSVFFRDGSISMPKVFKSEITDVNSKIVEAIENHAQNNIEYTLDGVFDFMKKRQDYNPQYIVFKEYFVLCWSGEKKQVSNETFYSRVDIELINEQVRLFFSTLDEVSITFNENSFTIIEYLQLGLQKSYKYYPLEKTIISFNDNASYNIASTLIFNPPQFDKKILHHIYNTNNSILEKLKNEQLLNNNESKDLNNLPDTYLICYLNLFHEALDKLNEAKPYLKPFPEIYRKYKDVLRILRKVKYN; encoded by the coding sequence ATGATTAATAAACGCTTACTTATCAAAAACCTACTCGCACATAACGATGAGAATAGTTTTTACGATAAAAAGCGCAAAATTGACATTGGCCAAAAAGAAGGGAAAGCTAAATTTTTAAAACACGTTTGTGCGCTATCCAACTCCAACCCAAAAAACAACTCATTTATTGTTATTGGCGTGGAAGATGAAGACAATCAAATTATAGGTGTTGATTTTTTTGACGATTCTAAAATCCAAAACCTCATCAACGCTTATTTTACTAACCCACCCATAGTTCAATACGAAAACATTCCTTTTCCGCATTTACCGGACCATAAAGTCGTAGGACTTGTTACTATTCGCCCAAAAGAAGGCTTGACGTCTCTTAAAAAAAACATCTGGAAATATTATGGAGGCTCTGTGTTTTTCAGAGACGGCAGCATTAGTATGCCCAAGGTTTTTAAAAGCGAAATAACAGACGTTAATTCCAAGATTGTCGAAGCCATAGAAAATCATGCACAAAACAATATTGAATACACTTTAGATGGCGTCTTTGATTTTATGAAAAAAAGACAAGACTACAATCCACAATACATTGTTTTCAAAGAGTATTTTGTGTTGTGTTGGTCAGGCGAAAAAAAGCAAGTTAGTAATGAAACGTTTTACTCTAGAGTAGATATTGAATTAATTAACGAGCAAGTGCGTTTGTTTTTTTCAACTTTAGATGAAGTCTCAATCACCTTTAATGAAAATTCTTTTACTATAATTGAATATTTACAGCTTGGACTTCAAAAGTCTTATAAATATTATCCATTAGAAAAAACAATAATTAGTTTTAACGACAACGCTAGTTACAACATAGCCTCAACCTTAATTTTTAACCCACCTCAATTTGACAAAAAGATACTACATCACATTTATAACACTAATAATTCCATACTAGAAAAATTAAAAAACGAACAATTATTAAATAATAACGAATCAAAAGATCTAAACAACCTCCCTGATACGTATCTTATATGTTATTTGAATCTATTTCATGAAGCGTTAGACAAATTAAACGAGGCAAAACCTTATTTAAAACCGTTTCCTGAAATATACAGAAAGTACAAAGACGTTTTACGTATTCTACGAAAAGTAAAATACAATTAA
- a CDS encoding OmpA family protein, translating to MSKKTGYLLGILLTIILGTILYWFLCCNCCSGAADAEADSKTGTIESKNDVPAKLDATMNAFTVSDANGNLSFDINDNINFKTSDYHYIEPLSAEVDNGLTQLVDYLEVNPNKSIDIKGHYKSDETNNSAFPNLGLARANTIKNQLISKGMSSKQVNTFGVLDDNFNADSNGVLHGPLSYSVNTTAETDTGEADALKALGDAIKADPLILYFNTAQASINLTAVQRQKVADMVKYTDKVDGAMLKVIGYTDNTGDQANNVRLGQERADFAKNYLIENGIAANKINSTSKGPDAPIADNATEEGRAKNRRVVVTIN from the coding sequence ATGAGTAAAAAAACCGGTTATCTTCTAGGTATTTTGCTGACTATTATTCTAGGTACAATTCTGTACTGGTTTTTGTGTTGTAATTGTTGTTCTGGCGCTGCAGATGCAGAGGCCGATTCTAAAACAGGTACAATAGAAAGCAAGAATGATGTTCCCGCAAAATTAGATGCTACCATGAATGCATTTACAGTAAGTGATGCTAATGGTAATTTAAGTTTTGATATTAATGATAATATTAATTTCAAAACATCAGACTATCACTATATCGAACCTTTATCAGCAGAGGTAGACAATGGATTGACACAACTTGTAGATTATTTAGAGGTAAATCCTAATAAATCTATTGATATCAAAGGGCATTATAAAAGTGATGAAACAAATAATTCTGCCTTTCCTAATCTAGGTTTAGCAAGAGCCAATACTATTAAAAATCAATTAATCTCAAAAGGAATGTCTTCTAAGCAGGTAAACACCTTTGGCGTATTAGATGACAATTTTAATGCAGATAGTAATGGTGTTTTACATGGGCCACTAAGTTATAGTGTTAATACTACAGCAGAAACGGATACAGGTGAAGCAGATGCTTTAAAGGCGTTAGGAGATGCTATTAAGGCAGATCCATTGATTTTATATTTTAATACAGCTCAAGCTTCAATTAATTTAACAGCAGTACAGCGTCAAAAAGTGGCTGATATGGTTAAATATACAGACAAGGTTGATGGTGCTATGCTTAAGGTAATAGGTTATACAGATAATACCGGAGATCAGGCAAATAATGTAAGGTTAGGGCAGGAAAGAGCTGACTTTGCTAAAAATTATTTAATAGAAAATGGTATTGCAGCCAATAAAATAAATAGTACTTCTAAAGGACCAGATGCTCCAATTGCAGATAATGCAACAGAGGAAGGTCGTGCAAAAAATAGAAGAGTAGTCGTAACCATTAACTAA
- a CDS encoding aldehyde dehydrogenase family protein — translation MQAVSADFGIKEALKKLGLKDINQGTSTGLNNFGSGELIESYSPTDGKLIGKVSTTTKADYEKVITKATEAFVGFRAMPAPQRGEIVRQFGNKLRALKEPLGKLVSYEMGKSLQEGYGEVQEMIDICDFAVGLSRQLNGQTIPSERPGHVMREQWHSLGVVGIISAFNFPVAVWAWNTALAWVCGDVCIWKGSEKAPLCSVACQNIIASVLKENNLPEGISAIINGDYKVGEFMTTDHRIPLISATGSTRMGRIVGATVAERFGKSLLELGGNNAIIITPTADLKVVVPGAVFGAVGTCGQRCTSTRRLIIHESVYDKVRDAIVGAYGQLTIGNPLDEKNHIGPLIDKDSVNTYLAAIEKAKAEGGNVLVEGGVLEGEGYESGCYVKPAIIEAKNDFEIVQSETFAPVLYLIKYSGDVENAIAAQNGVAQGLSSAIMTNELKEAEKFLSFAGSDCGIANVNIGTSGAEIGGAFGGEKETGGGRESGSDAWKVYMRRQTNTVNYSDELPLAQGIKFDL, via the coding sequence ATGCAAGCAGTTTCAGCTGATTTCGGAATAAAAGAAGCCTTAAAAAAATTAGGGTTAAAAGATATAAATCAAGGAACCTCTACAGGTTTAAATAACTTTGGGAGTGGAGAGTTGATTGAGTCTTATTCGCCAACAGATGGTAAATTAATAGGTAAAGTATCAACAACGACTAAAGCAGATTACGAAAAAGTAATCACTAAAGCAACGGAAGCTTTTGTTGGATTTAGAGCAATGCCTGCGCCACAAAGAGGAGAGATTGTTAGGCAATTTGGAAATAAATTAAGAGCATTAAAAGAGCCTTTAGGAAAGTTAGTCTCTTACGAGATGGGTAAATCTTTACAAGAAGGTTACGGAGAAGTACAAGAAATGATTGATATCTGTGACTTTGCAGTCGGGTTATCAAGACAGCTTAATGGGCAAACCATCCCTTCAGAACGTCCAGGTCATGTAATGCGTGAGCAATGGCACTCTTTAGGTGTTGTTGGAATAATCTCGGCATTTAATTTTCCTGTAGCGGTTTGGGCTTGGAATACTGCTTTGGCTTGGGTTTGTGGTGATGTATGTATCTGGAAAGGATCAGAAAAAGCACCACTTTGCTCGGTAGCTTGTCAAAATATTATTGCATCAGTTTTAAAAGAAAATAACTTGCCAGAAGGTATCTCGGCTATTATCAATGGAGATTACAAAGTGGGTGAGTTTATGACAACTGATCACAGAATTCCATTAATATCTGCAACAGGGTCTACTAGAATGGGACGTATTGTTGGCGCAACAGTAGCAGAGCGTTTTGGGAAATCTTTATTAGAGTTAGGAGGAAACAATGCTATTATTATCACGCCAACTGCAGATTTAAAAGTTGTAGTTCCTGGTGCTGTATTTGGTGCTGTTGGTACTTGTGGACAACGTTGTACATCTACTAGAAGACTAATTATTCACGAATCAGTTTATGATAAAGTAAGAGACGCTATTGTTGGTGCTTACGGACAATTGACTATCGGGAATCCATTGGATGAGAAAAACCATATTGGACCGTTAATAGATAAAGATTCTGTAAATACGTATTTAGCTGCTATTGAAAAAGCAAAAGCTGAAGGTGGTAATGTACTAGTAGAAGGTGGTGTTTTAGAAGGTGAAGGTTATGAGTCTGGATGTTATGTCAAGCCAGCTATAATTGAAGCTAAAAACGATTTTGAAATCGTACAATCAGAAACGTTTGCTCCAGTATTATATTTAATTAAATATTCAGGTGATGTCGAAAATGCAATTGCTGCTCAAAACGGTGTCGCACAAGGATTATCATCTGCAATTATGACTAACGAATTGAAGGAGGCTGAAAAGTTTTTATCATTTGCGGGATCAGATTGCGGAATTGCAAATGTAAACATTGGAACTTCTGGAGCCGAAATCGGTGGTGCTTTTGGAGGAGAAAAAGAAACAGGTGGTGGACGTGAGTCTGGATCTGATGCTTGGAAGGTATACATGAGAAGACAAACAAATACAGTAAATTACTCAGACGAATTGCCTTTAGCTCAGGGTATTAAGTTTGATTTATAA